Genomic window (Polaribacter batillariae):
TTTACGGGTCTGTAAGTAATGTCTAACGAGGCTTTTAAATTTGGGTATTTAATTGTTAACCAATTATTAGGCTCGTTAATTATAGAAGTACTTTTTGGAACTTCAAAAGAATAAGGTCTTTTTAAGGATAATTTTTGATATGTTTTTGCAGGGTAATTTAAACTTAAATAGGCCTTTGGTTTGGGTAAAACATCTTCTTTACAAGAAACGAAAATGAAGATAAAAAATAAAAAAAAGAGATTACGCATTTCTTGTGGCTTTAATTTGTTTTATTCGTTTTCTATCTAAGGCTTCAACGGTAAACGTATAATTCTTAAAGATTATTTTTTCTCCTCTTTTTGGGAATTTTCCAGAAATTTCTAAAATAAACCCAGCTAAAGTTTCACTTTCACCTTTTTCTTCCTCGAAAATATCTTCGTCTTCATCATCTAAAACTTTGCAAAAATCTTTTATGGTTGTTTTTCCTTCGAAAATATAGTTGTTTGCATCTATTTTAGAATACGATAAATCTTCATCATCGAATTCATCATTTATATCACCAACAATTTCTTCAATAACATCATCTAAAGTTACGAGTCCGCTTGTTCCTCCATATTCATCTACAACAATGGCTAAGTGATTTTTTATGGCTCTAAAGTCGCCTAATAAGTCGTCTAATTTCTTATTTTCTGGCACAAAAAAGGGCTCTCGAAGTAAAGTTTGCCACTTAAAAGATTTTTTATTTAAATGTGCCAATAAATCTTTGGCATATAAAACACCAACAATATTGTCTATATTTTCGTGATAAACAGGATTTCTGGAATATCCGTTTGCCAAAATTTTTTCTAAAACAACTTCATAAGGTTCCTCGTCTGAAAGTGCAAAAATATCGATTCGAGGTTTCATAATTTGCACTGTTTCTGTATTTCCAAAATTTACGATTCCTTCTAAAATTTTTTGCTCGTCTTTTGTAGTTGCTCCTTGTGAAGTTAATTCTAATGCTTGCGATAATGTTTCTACAGAAAAGTTGGTTCCTTTGCTTCCTAATTTTTTTTCAATCCATTTTGTTAAACTAATTAAAGGCAATGTAAATGGAGTTAAAAATATATTAATAGTATGTATAAATTTAGACATTGCTTTCGAGAAACGAAGTGCATTTCTAGAGGCATAAACTTTTGGTAAAACCTCGCCAAATAAAAGAATTAAAAAGGTAACTAAAATTATTTCTAACAAAAAACGAACAGGTACTTGAAATAAAATTAAGTTTAAAGAATAGTCGAAATTGCCAAATAATGTTTCTGCCAAAGAGGCAAAAAGAAGTACTATTAAAATATTAATAAAATTATTGGTAATTAAAATGGTGGCTAATAATTTTCGGGGTCTTTCTAATAAAGTAACAACAATATTTTGCTCTTTTCCGTTGTTAGAAAGTTCGTTAAGGTCTGTTTGAGAAAGAGAGAAAAAAGCAACTTCGGTTCCAGATACCAAAGCCGAACTTAAAAGCAGTAAAAGAAGTGCAATTCCATTTAAAGCAGTAACGAAATCTATAGAAGCTAAGAGAAATAATTGTTCGGGATCTGGGTCCAATTTTAATTTTTTTATATGTTAAAAAGGTAAATCGTCTTTTTCTTCTGGAGCAATAGGTTTTTCTTCTGGTTGCTTAGAAGTTGTATTTATAGGTTGCGAATTATCTGCATTTTTTTTCGTGGTTAACATCGTCATTTCTAAAACATGAACTTCAGTTGAATACCGCTTTACGCCATCTTGTTCCCATTGTCTGTTTTTTAGCTTTCCTTCTACGTAAATTTTATCTCCTTTAGATAAATATTTTTCGCAAACTTTTGCCAAACCATTTCTAACCACAATATTGTGCCAATCTGTATTGGTTATTTTTTCGCCAGTTTGTTTGTTGGTATAACTTTCTGAAGTGGCAATAGGAAAACGACCTAGACAATTTTGGTCATCAAAATAATGCATTTTTACATCATCACCTAAATTTCCAATTAAAATTACTTTGTTAATTGTTCCTGCCATAGCTTATTATTTTGTTTGGTCGAGCGCAGTCGAGACCTAAAATCTCTCGAGAACTACGTTCGCTACTTTTAATCAAAAATTATTTTGATTTTAGTAATGCTCGAGGAGACAAACTTAAAATGTTTATAAAATTAGAATCAAATATACTAAAAATATCATTAATTTTTAAGTGGAAAATCTTCCAAAAAATTAGAAATTAAAACTGGAACAGGAAATTCTTGTATGTTTTTCCAAGAAATAGTGGCATTTTTTAGAGATGCTGTCTCTACAATCCAAAATTGTGTATATAAATGTTGATGAGAAAGTTTGTGTACGATTTGCTTTTTGTTATGTAATGAAATTGTAGTTTCATCAGGAAATAAGTCAGTAAATTTTTTGTTTGCTATTAATTCTTTTTTATCGATTATTTTTTCACTTTCAATCAATGGAAATTGATATAAACCTTGCCAAATGCCTTTTCCTTCTCTTTCATATAAGATGGTTTTATAGTCGTTTGTTTGAATGACTAAAAAGTTAAAATAACGTTTTCGAACCTTTATTTTTTTCTTTTTTACAGGCAGTTCTTTAACGAGATTTTTTTCGAAAGCGACACAGCTATTGGCAAAAGGGCAAGAATCGCAAAGCGGATTTTGAGGTTTGCAATGCAGTGCACCAAAATCCATAATGGCTTGATTGTAGGTTCCTGGCTGACTTTTATCAATTAAAGATTGTGCAATGGCTTTAAATTCTTTAATTCCTGTAGTAGAATTAATTGGTGTAGAAATGCCAAAATAGCGAGAAAGTACTCTATAAACATTTCCATCTACAACCGCAGTTGGCTCGTTAAAGCAAATAGAGGCAATTGCAGAAGCTGTGTAATCTCCAATTCCTTTTAACTTTATAATTTCTAAAAATGTAGAGGGAAATTTTCCATTTAGTTCGTTTGCAATGTATTTTGCAGTATAATGAAGGTTTCTTGCACGCGAATAATAACCCAAACCTTGCCACATTTTTAAAACGGTACTTTCATTTGCTTTTGCAAGATTAAAAACTGTTGGAAAAGCTTCTGTAAATTTTAAATAATACCCCAAACCTTGTGTCACTCTTGTTTGTTGTAGCATAATTTCGCTCAACCAAATAAAATATGGATTCTTAGTTTGGCGCCAAGGAAGTGTTCGCTTGTTTTGTAAATACCAGTATATTAGTTTGTTGTGGAATTTCATCATAAAAAAATAGAATTGCAATATTACATTTTAAAATTCACATAAATTTAAGTCTTTATTTTTTTGGAGTTGATTAATTATCATATATTTGCATCCGCATTTTTGAGACAAAATAAATAAAAACATAGTAAAAATAGAGACATGACGAAAGCAGATATCGTATCGAAAATTTCAGATAAATCAGGAATCGAAAAAACAGATGTTTTAGCAACTGTAGAAGCATTTATGACTGAGGTTAAAGATGCATTAGAAAATGGCAACAACGTTTATTTAAGAGGTTTTGGTAGTTTTATTATCAAAACAAGAGCAGAAAAAACTGGTAGAAATATTTCTAAAAATACAACTATTAAGATTCCAGCTCACAATATTCCAGCTTTTAAGCCAGCAAAAACTTTTACTGAAGGAGTAAAAAGTAAAGTAGCTGTTAAATAACACAATACTAATCGAAACCTTAATTGGTTTAAAAAACATCAAGCATTATGCCAAGTGGTAAAAAAAGAAAGAGAGCGAAAATCTCTACACACAAAAGAAAAAAAAGAGCTAGAGCAAATAGACACAAGAAGAAAAAGTAAGCATTCGCTTACTTTTTCGTTTATTGTTTAGCGAAAAAAACAAAAGTTCATTGACATTTGAAGATTTACAACTGCTAGCGCAGAAAATCTTCGCACGGTATTTAAAAATACCTGACAATATTAATCCATCTGTACAATTACGTGCAGTGTTAAAACCAAGTTCAGCATGAAAACAGAATTAATAATTCGTTCAAATTCATCTGATATTGATTTTGCCTTATTAAGAGATGGAAAACTTATTGAATTAAATAATGAAACAACTGGCAACAAATTTTCTGTAGGCGATATTTTTTTAGCCAAAATTGGAAAAGTGTTAACAGGCTTAAATGCAGCCTTCGTAAATGTTGGATACCCCAAAGACGGGTTTTTACATTACCACGATTTAGGCGCACAAGTAAACTCATTAAACTCGTTCATTAAGAAAGTAAGCACAGGTAAGTATAAAGAATTCACGTTAAAAAATTTCCGATTTGAGGAAGACATTAACAAAGACGGTAGTATTAACAAAGTATTAAAAACAGGACAAAACCTGTTGGTACAAATTGTAAAAGAACCAATTTCTACAAAAGGCCCAAGATTAAGTTCCGAACTTTCTATAGCTGGTAGATTTTTAGTTTTAGTTCCTTTTTCTAACAGAGTTTCTGTTTCACAAAAAATAGAAGATCCAAAAGAAAAAGAACGCTTAAAAAGATTAGCAAAAAGCATAAGACCTAAAGGTTTTGGCGTTATCTTAAGAACTGTTGCCGAAGGCAAAAAAGTAGCAGAATTAGATAAAGATTTGCAAAACTCTTTAGAACGTTGGAAAACAATGTGTAAGCGAATTGCAAACACAAACACACCAACCAAAATATTGAGTGAATTAAACAGAGCATCTTCTATCTTAAGAGATGTAATGAACGACTCTTTTACAAACATTGTAACAAATGATGAAACACTGAAAGTAGAAATTAAAGAATATTTACAAGAAATTTATCCCGAAAAGGAAAATATTGTAAAGCTGCACAGATCTGCAATTCCTATTTTTGAAAAATATGGAATAGAAAGACAGATTAAAACATCGTTTGGAAAAACCGTTTCTATGAGCAAAGGTGCCTATTTGGTAATAGAGCACACAGAAGCTTTACATGTTATAGATGTAAACAGTGGAAACCGTTCTAATAAAGCAGGTTCTCAAGAAGATACAGCATTAGAAGTAAATTTAATTTCGGCTACAGAAATAGCACGTCAATTACAATTGCGTGATATGGGAGGAATTATAGTTGTAGATTTTATTGATATGCACAAAGCCGAAAATAGAAACAAACTCTATCAGCACTTAAAAGAGCAAATGGCTTTAGATAGAACAAAACACAAAATATTACCTCCAAGTAAATTTGGATTGGTACAAATTACAAGACAAAGAGTAAGACCTGAGTTAAGTATAAAAACTACCGAAGCCAACCCAAATAAAAATGGAGAAGTAGAAGCGCCAATTGTTTTAATAGACAAGATTGAAGCAGATTTAGAAAAATTTATTTCTAACCCGAAAAATAAAAAGATACAATTACACTTGCATCCTTTTATTGCTGCTTATTTATTAAAAGGCGTAAATTCTATTCGTTTTAAATGGTATTTAAAATATAAAAAGTGGATTACGATTATACCTAGAGATGCTTACACTTATTTACATTATCAATTTAAATCTGTAAAAGATTAAAAAAAGATAATAAGGCAATAATTTTTTATCAAAAAAACCCAAAACTTTTAAAGTTCTGGGTTTTTTCATTTTATAGAAAATTCGAGATTCAAAAAAATGTCTCTTTTTATTTTTTTTCTTTAATTAAATACATATACACAGGGTAATGGTCCGAGTAACCACCTGTATAACCACCATTAGAAAAACTTCTAAAAGGATACCCTTTGTATTGGCCTCTTTTACTTGTTAAAAAACGCTTATTAAAAATCATTGCTTTATACATCTTATAGGTCGAAAAATCTTTTTCTCCTTTATCTAAGAGCGGATAAGAAATTAAAATCATATCAAAAAGATTAATATTATCTCTATATCCTAAAGTATTAAAACCTCTTCTATGCAAATCTTCATACGGATTGTATATGTCTTTTTCTTCAACATTTTTTTTTCTACTTTTTGTTTTTAAAACCTTTTTAAAGCTAGAGTTAATTGGGTCGTCGTTAAAATCGCCCATTATTAAAATTTTAGCATTAGAATCTTTGTCTCTAATTTGATCTATTATTTTGGTGTTTTGATAAGCCGCTTTTTCTCTTAATGGCCTGCTTTTTGCTTCTCCACCACTTCTAGAAGGCCAATGATTAACAATTAGGTGAATTAATTCGTCATCTAAATAACCAGAAACCAATAATTGGTCTCTTGTATAAACTTTTTTGTTTTCTCTGTAAATATTAGGGTTAAACACTTGATGAAATACAGGTTTAAAATATCTTTTTTGATATAGTAAAGCCACATCAATGCCTCTTTTGTCTGGAGAATCGTAATGGATAATTCCATAATGTTTCTTCACTAAATGTTTCGATTTTATTAAATCTTCTAAAACACTTAAGTTTTCAACTTCAGCAACTCCTATTATAGCAGGGCTTGTATTGGCTTTGTTTTTACCAATTTGAGAGATTACGTTTCCTAATTTATCAATCTTATCCCAATAAACTTTAGAACGGTTTGTTTTTAACTCCATCATGGGGCTTGCTTCATCATTAATAGAAGTGTCGTTTATGGTGTCGAAAAGGTTTTCTAAATTATAGAAAGCAATTGTTCTAATACTATATTGTTTGCCTTTTTTTTGAGAGAAGGTAGCAGAAATAGTTAATAGAAATAGTAAAAAAGTAACAATATTTTTATTCATTGTAATATAGTTTATGTTTGCAAACATATAAAACAAAATGTAAGCCAAAATTATATAATGTTATTTTAACATAAGTATTTGTTAAAAAACGTTAATTTTGCATGCATTTTAATGTAAAAATAATATAAAAATTCAAACAAACTTTATGAGAAAATTTTTTCTATCGATGTTTTTGCTTTTAGGCTGTGTAGCATTTCTACAAGCGCAAAACGTTGTAAAAGGAATTGTTGTAGATGGCGATTCTGAAAATGCTCTGCAAAGTGTCTTAGTTAGTGTAAAAGGTACAACCATTAGCAAAACAACAGATGCGAATGGGGTATTTAACCTTACAGGTATTTCTAATGGCAGTTATATTGTAGAGATTAAATTAGTAGGTTACGAAACACAAAACTTTCCTGTAGAACTTTCTAATAGTGTTGTAGATTTAGGTACAATTTTACTTTTTAAAGACATCACAGAAGATCGAGATTTAAGTTTAATAACTATTACAGACGACGAGCTAAACAACGATACCAGTGCTGCCGATAATATTTCTGGATTGTTACAAGCTACGAGAGATGTTTTTTTAAGATCGGCTGCTTTTGAATTTAGTTCCTCTTTTTTTAGAATTAGAGGATTAGATTCTGGAAATGGAAAAGTGCTTATCAATGGAATAGAAATGAACAAAATTTATGACGGAAGAGCACAATGGAGTAATTGGGGTGGTTTAAATGATGTTTTAAGAAACCAAGAGTTTAGTAATGGTTTATCGCCATCGAACTTTACTTTTGGCGGTGTTTTAGGTTCTACAAACATAAATACGAGAGCATCTCAACAAAGACCAGGAACAAGAATTTCGTATTCTTCCTCTAACAGAAGTTACCAACATAGAGTTATGGCAACCCATTCTACAGGAATGTTAAAAGGTGGTTGGGCAATGACTTTTTCTGGAAGTAGAAGAGCGGGTTTAGAAGGGTTTAACGACGGTACAACCTATAATGCATATTCTTTGTTTGCTTCTATAGAAAAGAAAATTAACGACAACCATAGCCTTAACTTTACCTCTATATTTACACCCAATAGAAGAGGTAAATCTTCTCCCAACACCCAAGAAGTTTTTAATTTAAAAGGAATCGAATACAACGAATATTGGGGATATTTAAATGGTAGAAAAGTAAATTCTAGAATAAAGGAAGTAGAAGAACCAATTTTAATGTTGAATCATTTTTGGAACATATCTGAAGGAACTTCACTTCAAACAAACGTAGCCTATCAATTTGGAAAAATAGGAAATAGTCGTTTAGATTATAATGGAGGTGCAAATCCAAACCCAACTTACTATCAATATTTGCCAAGTAGTTTTTTGGCAGATAACGATAAAGAAGGTGCTTATGATGCACTACAAAATTTTCAAAATGATGGTCAATTAGATTGGAATACTATTTTTAGCGCCAATATTACAACTGCTCAACAAAACCAAAGTAACGCCTATGTGTTGTACGAAGACAGAATTGATAGTAAACAATTAAGTATAAACACAATATTAAATTCTGAAATTACAAATAACATCACTTTTAATAGTAAATTAGAATACAAACAATTACGATCTAAAAATTTTGCAGAAGTTATAGATTTATTAGGAGGAAGTGGGTATTTAGACATTAATCCTTTTGCAGATACAGAAACAGAAATGCAAAATAATCTATTAAATCCTAATAGAGTTGTAGGCAAAGGAGATAAATTTAAATACAATTATAATATTAATTCAAATATCATTTCTGCATTTGCACAAGCACAATTTAAATATAATAAAATAGATTTT
Coding sequences:
- a CDS encoding endonuclease/exonuclease/phosphatase family protein; protein product: MNKNIVTFLLFLLTISATFSQKKGKQYSIRTIAFYNLENLFDTINDTSINDEASPMMELKTNRSKVYWDKIDKLGNVISQIGKNKANTSPAIIGVAEVENLSVLEDLIKSKHLVKKHYGIIHYDSPDKRGIDVALLYQKRYFKPVFHQVFNPNIYRENKKVYTRDQLLVSGYLDDELIHLIVNHWPSRSGGEAKSRPLREKAAYQNTKIIDQIRDKDSNAKILIMGDFNDDPINSSFKKVLKTKSRKKNVEEKDIYNPYEDLHRRGFNTLGYRDNINLFDMILISYPLLDKGEKDFSTYKMYKAMIFNKRFLTSKRGQYKGYPFRSFSNGGYTGGYSDHYPVYMYLIKEKK
- a CDS encoding single-stranded DNA-binding protein; this encodes MAGTINKVILIGNLGDDVKMHYFDDQNCLGRFPIATSESYTNKQTGEKITNTDWHNIVVRNGLAKVCEKYLSKGDKIYVEGKLKNRQWEQDGVKRYSTEVHVLEMTMLTTKKNADNSQPINTTSKQPEEKPIAPEEKDDLPF
- a CDS encoding gliding motility-associated protein GldE is translated as MDPDPEQLFLLASIDFVTALNGIALLLLLLSSALVSGTEVAFFSLSQTDLNELSNNGKEQNIVVTLLERPRKLLATILITNNFINILIVLLFASLAETLFGNFDYSLNLILFQVPVRFLLEIILVTFLILLFGEVLPKVYASRNALRFSKAMSKFIHTINIFLTPFTLPLISLTKWIEKKLGSKGTNFSVETLSQALELTSQGATTKDEQKILEGIVNFGNTETVQIMKPRIDIFALSDEEPYEVVLEKILANGYSRNPVYHENIDNIVGVLYAKDLLAHLNKKSFKWQTLLREPFFVPENKKLDDLLGDFRAIKNHLAIVVDEYGGTSGLVTLDDVIEEIVGDINDEFDDEDLSYSKIDANNYIFEGKTTIKDFCKVLDDEDEDIFEEEKGESETLAGFILEISGKFPKRGEKIIFKNYTFTVEALDRKRIKQIKATRNA
- a CDS encoding HU family DNA-binding protein, coding for MTKADIVSKISDKSGIEKTDVLATVEAFMTEVKDALENGNNVYLRGFGSFIIKTRAEKTGRNISKNTTIKIPAHNIPAFKPAKTFTEGVKSKVAVK
- a CDS encoding TonB-dependent receptor, with translation MRKFFLSMFLLLGCVAFLQAQNVVKGIVVDGDSENALQSVLVSVKGTTISKTTDANGVFNLTGISNGSYIVEIKLVGYETQNFPVELSNSVVDLGTILLFKDITEDRDLSLITITDDELNNDTSAADNISGLLQATRDVFLRSAAFEFSSSFFRIRGLDSGNGKVLINGIEMNKIYDGRAQWSNWGGLNDVLRNQEFSNGLSPSNFTFGGVLGSTNINTRASQQRPGTRISYSSSNRSYQHRVMATHSTGMLKGGWAMTFSGSRRAGLEGFNDGTTYNAYSLFASIEKKINDNHSLNFTSIFTPNRRGKSSPNTQEVFNLKGIEYNEYWGYLNGRKVNSRIKEVEEPILMLNHFWNISEGTSLQTNVAYQFGKIGNSRLDYNGGANPNPTYYQYLPSSFLADNDKEGAYDALQNFQNDGQLDWNTIFSANITTAQQNQSNAYVLYEDRIDSKQLSINTILNSEITNNITFNSKLEYKQLRSKNFAEVIDLLGGSGYLDINPFADTETEMQNNLLNPNRVVGKGDKFKYNYNINSNIISAFAQAQFKYNKIDFYTAFNISNTSHQREGLYKNGGYPDNSLGKSNKLSFTNYGIKAGGTYKITGRHLLDANVAYITDAPTVRNSFSNPRSNNFEVRDITSQKIFSTDVSYILRSPNLQARVTGFYTKIKDATDIGFFFSQGANTNTFLQEIVTDLETKHFGAELGLEAQITATIKLKGAANIAQYTYDNNPNVNLTSADFVVADQGNDNNPEGIREQGKANLKNYKLAAGPQKAYSVGFEYRDPDYWWFGATANFFDEAYLDISPLLRTASFYKDNDGLPFNNYDPEIAKELLKQEKFDSYMSVNLIGGKSWKIDDKYISLFATVNNLFNEIYKTGGYEQGRASDYNRLKEDVSLPIRQFGPKYWYGRGTTYFLNVNISF
- the mutY gene encoding A/G-specific adenine glycosylase: MKFHNKLIYWYLQNKRTLPWRQTKNPYFIWLSEIMLQQTRVTQGLGYYLKFTEAFPTVFNLAKANESTVLKMWQGLGYYSRARNLHYTAKYIANELNGKFPSTFLEIIKLKGIGDYTASAIASICFNEPTAVVDGNVYRVLSRYFGISTPINSTTGIKEFKAIAQSLIDKSQPGTYNQAIMDFGALHCKPQNPLCDSCPFANSCVAFEKNLVKELPVKKKKIKVRKRYFNFLVIQTNDYKTILYEREGKGIWQGLYQFPLIESEKIIDKKELIANKKFTDLFPDETTISLHNKKQIVHKLSHQHLYTQFWIVETASLKNATISWKNIQEFPVPVLISNFLEDFPLKN
- a CDS encoding Rne/Rng family ribonuclease, whose translation is MKTELIIRSNSSDIDFALLRDGKLIELNNETTGNKFSVGDIFLAKIGKVLTGLNAAFVNVGYPKDGFLHYHDLGAQVNSLNSFIKKVSTGKYKEFTLKNFRFEEDINKDGSINKVLKTGQNLLVQIVKEPISTKGPRLSSELSIAGRFLVLVPFSNRVSVSQKIEDPKEKERLKRLAKSIRPKGFGVILRTVAEGKKVAELDKDLQNSLERWKTMCKRIANTNTPTKILSELNRASSILRDVMNDSFTNIVTNDETLKVEIKEYLQEIYPEKENIVKLHRSAIPIFEKYGIERQIKTSFGKTVSMSKGAYLVIEHTEALHVIDVNSGNRSNKAGSQEDTALEVNLISATEIARQLQLRDMGGIIVVDFIDMHKAENRNKLYQHLKEQMALDRTKHKILPPSKFGLVQITRQRVRPELSIKTTEANPNKNGEVEAPIVLIDKIEADLEKFISNPKNKKIQLHLHPFIAAYLLKGVNSIRFKWYLKYKKWITIIPRDAYTYLHYQFKSVKD